The Bacteroides acidifaciens genome includes a region encoding these proteins:
- a CDS encoding ASCH domain-containing protein: MKAITIKQPWASLIIHGIKDIENRTWACPWKYIGHRVLIHASGKPVEMRNPNSVFTKTQWDSLPVEFQRKIICAEGIVNSAIIGSVEIIGCSINHPSKWAEKSDDSKGYYENPIYNWVLANPILFPEPIPAKGKLSFWEYDRIQEPESDGYHKICMCRICVDEKVQITSMGDYFVCRYYGGRWYK; encoded by the coding sequence ATGAAAGCAATAACAATAAAACAGCCGTGGGCCTCTTTGATAATCCACGGTATCAAAGATATTGAGAACCGTACTTGGGCGTGTCCATGGAAATACATAGGACATAGAGTGTTAATCCATGCAAGTGGAAAACCTGTAGAAATGAGAAATCCCAATAGTGTATTTACAAAAACTCAATGGGATAGTCTGCCTGTTGAGTTTCAACGAAAAATAATATGTGCAGAGGGCATTGTCAATTCTGCTATCATTGGAAGTGTAGAAATAATTGGATGCTCTATCAATCATCCTTCTAAATGGGCAGAGAAATCCGATGATAGTAAAGGCTATTATGAAAATCCTATTTATAACTGGGTGCTAGCTAATCCTATATTATTTCCAGAACCGATACCGGCTAAAGGGAAATTATCATTTTGGGAATATGATAGAATCCAGGAACCTGAATCAGACGGGTATCACAAGATTTGTATGTGTCGTATATGCGTTGATGAAAAAGTCCAAATAACGAGTATGGGGGATTATTTTGTATGCAGATATTATGGTGGACGTTGGTATAAGTAA
- a CDS encoding tyrosine-type recombinase/integrase, protein MKEYILTEIRNTLFGKISNEEISTVIDSISFCLRNYEITAKETSVVVYDNSDMQIINRFFIAKAVEGLCQSSLDYYRIILRAFIIQVGKHIKEIVTDDVRVYLAYKKINKCSDNTLNNIRRTLSSFFTWCTEEGVLDRNPMLRIKGVRQVKKLKKPLSEDDMEKLRSLARTKRNKAIIEFLFSTGCRVSEMVNVNLGDVDWQNGQIDVLGKGRKYRTVYLSARCKIALQEYVDSRTDDLEALFLSDYEGMCQQIKDMNKLSRISKGAVEIMLRNLGKKAGISNVHPHRLRRTAATTALKRGMPIEQVQKMLGHESIETTTIYAQSTNDEIKLSHEKYII, encoded by the coding sequence ATGAAAGAATATATTTTAACTGAAATACGTAATACCTTATTTGGTAAAATCTCCAATGAGGAAATCTCAACCGTAATTGATTCCATATCATTTTGTTTGAGAAATTATGAGATTACGGCAAAAGAAACTTCTGTTGTAGTTTATGATAATTCCGATATGCAGATCATAAACCGATTTTTCATAGCTAAAGCTGTGGAAGGATTATGCCAAAGTTCATTAGATTACTATCGTATCATATTAAGAGCGTTTATCATACAAGTAGGAAAACATATCAAGGAAATCGTTACCGATGATGTCCGTGTCTATTTAGCCTATAAGAAGATTAATAAATGTAGTGATAATACTCTTAACAACATTCGAAGAACTTTGAGCAGCTTCTTTACTTGGTGCACAGAAGAAGGTGTACTTGATAGGAATCCAATGCTTAGAATCAAGGGAGTGCGACAAGTGAAGAAATTGAAGAAGCCATTAAGTGAGGATGATATGGAGAAATTAAGGTCTTTGGCTAGGACAAAAAGGAATAAGGCTATAATCGAATTCTTGTTTTCCACCGGCTGTCGCGTATCCGAAATGGTAAATGTGAATCTCGGTGATGTAGATTGGCAAAATGGGCAGATTGATGTACTTGGAAAAGGGCGTAAGTATCGAACTGTTTACTTGTCTGCTCGCTGTAAAATAGCTCTTCAGGAATATGTTGATTCAAGAACAGATGATTTAGAAGCCCTATTTTTATCTGATTATGAGGGAATGTGCCAGCAGATAAAAGATATGAATAAACTATCCCGGATATCCAAGGGAGCAGTTGAAATCATGCTAAGGAATCTAGGGAAAAAGGCGGGTATATCCAATGTACATCCACATAGACTTAGGAGAACAGCGGCAACTACAGCCCTAAAACGAGGAATGCCAATAGAACAGGTACAGAAGATGCTAGGTCATGAGAGCATTGAGACAACTACTATCTATGCACAATCAACCAATGACGAAATTAAATTATCCCATGAGAAATATATTATCTGA
- a CDS encoding N-6 DNA methylase, translating to MRNILSDINGMLGITDSYQAPERIMSLLFGEEKERTKVFKDFLDYFKCDVSYDWFHEYFEDEHADRKNNKQDFTPKCISTLVSKLLGSDTGVTYEPTAGTGGMLISNWYNHRNSISFLDYKPNDHLIVCGELSDKTVPFLLFNLAVRGISGIVFHGDTLRNQYKAAYILTNRFNSPCDFSTVTKWN from the coding sequence ATGAGAAATATATTATCTGACATAAATGGAATGTTGGGAATAACAGACAGTTATCAGGCACCGGAACGGATAATGAGTCTTTTGTTTGGAGAGGAAAAAGAACGGACAAAGGTATTCAAAGACTTTTTGGACTACTTCAAATGTGATGTCAGTTATGATTGGTTCCATGAATACTTTGAAGATGAACATGCTGACCGAAAGAACAACAAGCAGGATTTCACTCCTAAATGTATTTCAACTTTGGTTTCTAAATTATTAGGTTCTGATACGGGCGTAACCTATGAGCCAACAGCCGGAACAGGCGGAATGCTCATTTCAAATTGGTACAATCACCGGAATAGTATTAGTTTCTTAGATTACAAGCCTAACGACCATTTGATTGTATGCGGTGAGTTGTCAGACAAAACAGTACCTTTCCTTTTATTTAATCTGGCTGTCAGGGGAATATCCGGTATCGTATTCCACGGTGATACTTTGAGGAACCAGTACAAGGCGGCATACATATTAACTAATAGATTCAATTCCCCTTGTGACTTTTCAACAGTAACCAAGTGGAATTAA